The proteins below are encoded in one region of Vulpes lagopus strain Blue_001 chromosome 10, ASM1834538v1, whole genome shotgun sequence:
- the ID4 gene encoding DNA-binding protein inhibitor ID-4 has product MKAVSPVRPSGRKAPSGCGGGELALRCLAEHGHSLGGSAAAAARCKAAEAAAEEPALCLQCDMNDCYSRLRRLVPTIPPNKKVSKVEILQHVIDYILDLQLALETHPALLRQPPPPAPPHHPAGTCPAAPPRTPLTALNTDPAGAVNKQGDSILCR; this is encoded by the exons atGAAGGCGGTGAGCCCGGTGCGCCCCTCGGGCCGCAAGGCGCCGTCGGGCTGCGGCGGCGGGGAGCTGGCCCTGCGCTGTCTGGCCGAGCACGGCCACAGCCTGGgaggctcggcggcggcggcggcgcgctgcaaggcggcggaggcggcggccgaGGAGCCGGCGCTGTGCCTGCAGTGCGATATGAACGACTGCTACAGCCGCCTGCGGAGGCTGGTGCCCACCATCCCGCCCAACAAGAAAGTCAGCAAAGTGGAGATCCTGCAGCACGTTATCGACTACATCCTGGACCTGCAGCTGGCGCTGGAGACGCACCCGGCTCTGCTGAggcagccgccgccgcccgcgccgccgcacCACCCGGCCGGGACCTGTCCGGCCGCGCCGCCGCGGACCCCGCTCACGGCGCTCAACACCGACCCG GCCGGCGCGGTGAACAAGCAGGGCGACAGCATCCTGTGCCGCTGA